A region from the Aegilops tauschii subsp. strangulata cultivar AL8/78 chromosome 5, Aet v6.0, whole genome shotgun sequence genome encodes:
- the LOC109758526 gene encoding dehydrin Rab15, which produces MEFQGQHDNPANRVDEYGNPFPMAAGVGGAHAAPGTGGQFQVRRGEHKAGGILHRSGSSSSSSSSEDDGMGGRRKKGMKEKIKEKLPGGHKDNQQHMATGTGTGGAYGPGTGTGGAYGQQGHAGMAGAGTGTGTGTGEKKGIMDKIKEKLPGQH; this is translated from the exons ATGGAGTTCCAAGGGCAGCACGACAACCCCGCCAACCGCGTCGACGAGTACGGCAACCCGTTCCCGATGGCCGCCGGCGTGGGGGGAGCGCACGCCGCTCCCGGCACCGGCGGGCAGTTCCAGGTCCGCAGGGGGGAGCACAAGGCCGGTGGGATACTGCATCGCTCCGGCAGCTCCAGCTCAAGCTCG TCTTCCGAGGACGACGGCATgggcgggaggaggaagaagggcatgaaagagaagatcaaggagaagcTCCCCGGCGGCCACAAGGACAACCAGCAGCACATGGCGACTGGTACGGGGACTGGAGGAGCCTACGGGCCGGGGACTGGAACTGGTGGAGCCTACGGGCAGCAAGGCCACGCAGGGATGGCCGGCGCCGGCACTGGCACCGGCACCGGCACCGGCGAGAAGAAGGGAATCATGGACAAGATCAAGGAGAAGCTGCCGGGACAGCACTGA